DNA from Magnolia sinica isolate HGM2019 chromosome 19, MsV1, whole genome shotgun sequence:
ctctctctctctgtaattaTGCTTCTTGGTTACTTACGAAGACAAAAACAAGCTTAAACTACAATCccatgttttattcacaccccACTCTTTTCTACTTTTGGCATCTGCAACAAATTCTCTTGAATGTAGAAAAAATGTCTGTTTTTCGGCTCATTCAGACATTGCCAGAAACAGAAAAATAAGATTTTGGAAAGTGTTCTTTTATCttacttctcctctcttttctgaTATGCAGTAAATGAATTTGTAAAAAACTAAAACCCTTCTTTTTTATTTACAAAACCATCCTCTACTTCCACCGagtgatgatctagaccgttcatctctACTTTCTACTGTCGAACGGCTACTTGGCAAAATAACTTATTCATCAGACTTCCATGTTAGCCATATATGGTATGTTCTTCTAGATGAACGGTCCCGATCATCACTTGGTTGGGAGATGGAGGGAACTGATTGAGGGAGCTCGCTAGCAAAGCTCTTGGGTCGACGTGGAACGTGTACAAGATTCTGATCTGTGGCCCTACGATACTTTTGTTAACTTGGGACGTGTAGAAAGATCTGGGACGTTGATCAACACGGGCCCACCAGAAGGATGCCCTATGTTGGCTACACTTATATTTTAGAAATGGACGGCTACAAAAAAGAAAGACGAGGCTCGTATGCAACCTGATGAGGGGAACGGTCGTATTTAGTATTGGACGGACCGGAATAGTCTAAAACACTTGCTTTCCACAGCTgcataaaacacccaagctctgtggatcccaatatgttttatatgtaaatcaATCCGTTCATCAGATTATAACCATTATTTGAACCGTATTCACAAAAGATCAGCCTGATAAAAAaatctgatggaccacaccaatggaactATGTAAACCTACTCCTGAAACCTCGAAGTTGAGGGGTGTGGCACGCCTGAGTTTcttatcaggctgatttttgtgtaATATCTTCATCCtgatgagttacacctgattaacgggtttgatgaaagataaacaggATGGTGTCCCCACAAACAAACCTATGGTCGGCATGCTATCTTCGTTGTTACATGTGATGGGGTCCAGCTGATTTGTGGACCTTTTAAAAGGCTAGagcctgatggacggcgtggattttaaaTTTGCTACATGGCCGGCTGGAAAAACTTGGGTGTTTTACGCATCCGGTCCTTTATTATCCATGGCAtgttcatggtgggaccaacttgatgaatggtcaggatctcTTCCCGAGGTGTCACTCATTCCATCTCATGCCGCACACTGCACTCCTTTGAGAAGGGATTAGGTGAACTGCACACGTTACGTTGCACGATTTCCAGTGGTGGCAACTGAAGGCTTGtgcaagatctggaccgttcatctctTATGTTCCCATTAGCCCTGGCTCAGAACCCAAGTTTGGTAGGCGATGCACAACCATAGAATGGTGAGTCGGCGAATCCGACCGACATGTTCGGTCCTGAGTCGAGTCGAGACTCGGTCAAGTCGAGggtgactcagttcgagtcgtGCCAACTGGCCATAGTTTCTGTTCTGACTGGTGGTACCGAACCGGACGGGACCGGAAAGGGTAGCACGTGAGTGGGAGACTGCCAGATGGGAACTGTATTATACTCAGGCaacgtatgatgcttgatacacagtcaCTCGAAagttatacacgtggcatatattaacttgaCTAAAACGTGGAACTAACTTTCACCAGGTCACAGTAGGAAAATATAGTTGAACAATCCTGACGTTTGAATATTTGATTCGTGGACATTTGCTGGTTGAAATAGGGCCATCGgatgttttcatttttaaccgtacaATAAATGTCCACCCATCTGACTGTCAGGTAATAAAATCAAATACGatgttttggttcatgatacatttaTACTGGTAACACAATTAGGACATTTTAATACGACTGATTCGTATACCACGTAGCATCCATCACAATCTCCAGTGTTTCATGGCCCTTGAATTCATCCTAGATGGGATGCGTTTGGCTGCACCAGATATCATAAAATTTATTATATTTagtccaatgacatgaaatatcatgatatccggtgcaaccaaacacatcttAAACAGGAACGCTAAATGTGCTTGACTCATAAGTGGAAACGACTAACACGTGTGAAGATTAACCCAGAGTACACTCGTGGCCGCCTCAATGATCATCAGATATGCAATCTAAAGTGCAAGTGAGCCCTGATGACCGACTTAGATCTTGCACAAGTATTTTCCATTCCCACGTGCGAGGTGAGTGCAGTTAGCATCTTTGTGGGAATTCTTATGTTTTGTGTGGTGAATTGGAATAGGTGTACGAACGGTGGATGTGAACAGAAAACAAAGCCGAGTGACGGTGACGGGATACGTGGAGCCGAACAAGGTACTGAAGAGAGTGAAAAACACAGGGAAAAGGGCGGAGTTCTGGCCATACGTCCCTTACAATCTGGTCTACTATCCTTATGTATCTCAGGCGTATGACAAGCGGGCCCCATCTGGGTACGTTAGAAACGTTACACAAGCGCTTCCTAATCCCACCGGTCCTGATGAGACTTTCACCACGCTCTTCAGCGACGACAACCCACATGCATGCACTATCATGTAAGATATATGGATCTCtatgagatagagatagagatagagatgatgagaaagagagagaaagagagtttggTTGTCCTACAAACGCATGTTGCATCTTTCTGCATTCTGTGAGTGAATGTGTTAGAGAGGGTACACTTGGTTTTTTTAGTTCTTATGAGTGGTAGTATATTGACTCTTGTAGGCTTTATTTCATTAGCTTGAATAACAAGTGTTGTAGTGAAATTGAATATAAAATAGGATAAATTGGCCGTATTAAGATTatcatttgatatttaaaaaCTATACTCAGTAACAATTGAATCGTGTGGGCCATTCCCACGTGACAGTGATGAACGGTGGGCTCTAGATATTCTTCTAAATTCGATGACCCCATCCTTTTGAAATGTGTGCTAATAGTAGATGAACGGTGATCCAAGAGACTTCATTGGGCCATGTCACCTTGAGGCTTGCTTCTATGTTAGTTTTGTACAATTTTAAAAGGGGCttaactcatcctcctcacacatGGCGATGATGTACAAtctatccagaccgtctaaattgTGGGCGTCATCGGGGATggagcattttttttaaaatcatatttGATCAAGCAATCTTAACTATCTAATTAATGGCTTTTAAATGGATGCATGGTTAAGAGTAAAATAGACGTTTAATtttcagatttatttttcatctacGGTTGGTTAAGcaaaatttggacggtctggaataTGGTAACCATACAGCTATACCATGTGTACGGTTCAAAAGtctccatcctttttttttttttttttaaagtgcaaAAGTAAATAACAAAGGAGTTTACTGGGATGGACGATATCGTGTCGCATGAAGaacatgaacggttctgatcatctgaCTATCCCAGGATGGGAGACCCTACAACTGATCCgctggtgggccacgcatgtaTAAGTACAACGAATTGTTGTGGAACGGGCACCAAACCACATTATGCGAACGAGTGGACCACCAAATGAGTGAATCAGGTCGAATATTTTTACAGAGGCAACTACGGTGGGCCGGGATCcgtgatgagcggcttggatcacGCACATTTGGTTGGCGAGTGCACCCGTGTGGAACTGTGAAGATAAGTGCGGACTGCTGAATTAGCATAACTCCCAGACggtatggtacacttgatctgACGCTTTGTGATTACTTAAAAATGTTTTGATGGGTCAAATGAGAGTGGTTTACGTCAAAGTGAAGTTATTCGATACGCTGGCAGAGTATAGAAATCGGAACACATGCACACTGCCATCATACATCTGGCACATAACTAAGATCTACACTGTCCAATCTGTAATTCCTCGATGTTTATAAGTCATTACCTAAAAGTATCAATGAAGTGAGGATCGAACTGTCAGATTCATGGccataaaaaatggatggcttaAATGTAAAGTGGTCGATgctccaaattcaacaaacaaatgtcgcCGATTGGATGTTAGTGTTATCAAATCCGACGTCATGATGGACGATTtgcagggaaacggattggttactccccctgccaccggccaatggctggttgtcggtgctttgtggggccaccatgatttatgtgtttcatccacgccgtccatctatttttctaaatcattttatggtataagaccaaaaatgaggtatatcccaatctcaagtgaaccacattgcaggaaaagtgttgaatgaacgttgaccattaaaaacttattgggggccataaaaggtttggatcaagctgatctttgttttttcccttcctctgtgtctgcatgacctaatcaacagattggatgtcaaataaacagtacagtggtccttaggaagattttaatggtggatatccaatcactattgttttcctgtggtgtggtccacctgagattattatCCCTATaatttcaaaccttaaaatgatctgtaaaaatggatgaacggaatggatgaaacacatacataatggtggggcccacagagcaccgaccatcagccaccgggctggtggcaggggtcaCTATTCGGACGGATTCGACTGACGTACGGCATTCCACATGTGCAGCTTATGTGTGCGTGCGTACGGATTGTCGTCCTCTGCTAGGGTATCAATGCGCATTTCTCTTACCTGCACACAAAAATACATCCCGTCCGTTCACATGTAGTAATCGTACGGACGTTGAAGAGGGGGACTAGTCAATGGTCTACACTCCACTGGAAAATTCACGGACTAAGATGTCCAATCATCTTATTAAAGTGTGGACCATGGTCCATTGATGACAGTGACGACCGCATGGACCTTGGGATTAggtattacccgggtaacacccctacgatgtgcccaccttgatgatgtgttgtgtatccatgccgttcatcggtTTTTACCTCCCTTGTTAGTGTGTAGacttaaaaattaagcagatccaaatctcaggcggaccacaccataggaaacagtgttgtttGAGTACATCGCCATTAAAAATTCCCAATGGCCCATCGTAAGGCTtttctaatgtttattttctatccgaCCTGTagaagatcagcttaatccaaaacttttatggcccacaaaaagttttcttTACATCATTAGTCACCATTTCTAGTGGTGTAGTCTATGGACTTATAGATTTTCTTAAGGTTACAGGTTGCATGTTAAAATGGGATGTGAAAACAaagacaacgtggatatacagCAAATACCTAAGGTGGACCTTAACGGTTAGGGTATTACCCACTAAAGGTGTAGGTGTTACACGGGTAACAGCTGATCCGCTCCCCTCCAGGACATGTATCCATGTCGGACCCATCCAGCCATGTGGGCGTGGTTTGGCCAGTGACCTGAGCACTGGACGGCCATCGGTGTCAAAGATTTGtgaccttaccatgatgtatatgttttatctacagtgtttatttcttttgttagctcatttttttagtacatcacatgaaacaataaAGATTTAACGCttattgttaaaaactttttatgagccacaaaagttttggattaaggtgATATAAATGCATCATGATAGTTTTTGAGACTTGTAATTAGAGTTGGGTAATGGACTGAGTCGGATCCgattgggtctaactcgactTAGTTCGGATTCTACATGGCCCAACTTGAACTCGAACCGATCCAAACCCCTGCTGACATGAACCGATCTGAGtttgactcggtcaggaaaaccgagtcagatcgtaTTGTGCAAGGCTTGGATCCGAACCCATGCTGAACCAAGTCCGAGTCCAACCTCCACTTCCCTACCTACTTCTTCACCTTCGATGTTTCTGTCCTTGCCTTATTTCTCCATTTGCCTACCATTCACTCTCACCTCTGCTAGCTTCAAAGACCTCAAAGACTAAGAAGCTCTAACTGAGTAGAGTGCCAGCTGGTCTTCGACTGCTCTGAAGAGGCAGTGCTTGTCCTGTTTTATTTGATTCACCTTTAATCCGAGCGGCTCGAGCTTTCTCTCCAACTTCTTGTCTTCGATTCTACCTTCTTCCAAATGAGGATGAGATCtctttattacaatatttttggGATCCGACAGTTCACAAAGTCCAATAATGGAATAAACGATGTCTGCTTCCATGATCAAATCATCAAGATTCATGTtcttattcttattcttattcttcttcttctcgtctTTTTGTATGAGCTCATCTTTAAGTTTAGATGGCGGAAGGTGAGACATTACATCTTCTTTCAGTTCCATCTCTATGGCATTCTCTTTTGCCATGATTTCATTATTATGAAGCTCTTTTGTTTCGGGCCTGCACACTCGCTTCTGAGATGCCCCTACCTATGCTCGATCGAAGAGACGAGGCATATGATGGATTTCTCTATATAGCCCAGCTCCGGATCAGGTTGGGTCGGATCCTTTCGAATCAGGTTTTCGGATTGGATCGGTCTGGATAGACCACTATCCGAACTCAACCCGAAAAACAATTAAATTTGGATGGACACACTCAATCTACACCGATCTAGGCCGTCGATTCAATTCGGAACGGGTCGAATTTACCGGATCGAGTCaaacatgcccacctctacttataATCGCATCGAAATTGTTTCTAGGCCCATAATCGCACCTAATTATTCTTGAAATATATAATTATGTTGAAATCATTCTCGTTTGTAATCAATTATACTAAAATTGTTTTTGAAGCCTTTAATCACTCCTTAACCATCTTCGAAACAtttaattatacaaaaattattcTTGAAAACTATAATTCTTTCATTCATTTTTGTGCAACCTTATTAAcaagttgaatggaaaataaatattacagtaagccataagaagttttaaatgtgGATATTCAATAAACATTATTTTCTATATTGTGATTCACTTCATTTCTTGCTTATGCTTAAATAAAATCTACCCCATCTATCAATTTTGCAATCAAATCTAAGCAATGAGTAAAAATCACTCCATTCAAGTGGgttacaccataggaaataatgggtgTAGGATGTCAATCATAGCTTTATGTGGGGCCAACAcggtgtgtacctttcaccaatctcaatatatatatatgatccaaCATCAAGTCATGTTGTGTGAATCCAAAGTTATCGGAGGTTTAAATGTTCTTCTCAGTGGTTGTGGCCTATCCAAGCTCTCTGTAgctacaatttttatttatttatttattttaccgtTCAAAACCATGTTGTCATGGTATCAATCTTTCATCACAACTTTATGTGTGTAGTCACCATGTGTATATTTGGtcaaatccattaatcaagtgcAACCCATCATGACGAAGTGAAGAAACGTCTGAAAGCTAAATCAGggcacaccacatgaatttaagAAGATTTATACAAAATTTTAGATTGTTCatgttggtgtggtccattaaagTTTTTTGTACTAATGATCTTTGTAATGTCATGCGTGTCTTCAAATGGTGTTGTTGACAACTCCCATTTAAGTCatttaatttgtttttttcttacCAATTATCATATAAAGAAAACGTGCCATGATTACAAGTCATTTTATCGGCTTCCTCCCAGCAACATTTGTTTATAAATATCAACATTCGAATTTTAGATTTTCCCTATAACACAATGTAGAAGTGCAATAATTATAAATTTCTTTATTTATCTtctgaatttgtttaattttctatGTTTGATTTGCCATGAGTTTATAGTAGATGTACAATACCCCATAAATATCCCAAATAGCAGGATTCCGTAGACCAATATTAAATTTTTGTACGGTGGACGTGGACTCTTGTTATATTCCTGTTTTCAACCTTTTATCTGtgggccacaaattgaaaggtcaAGATTGTGctatcaagatgatttttgagcGATTCTCCATCCATGGTAGTGACTCATCCTCCTTACATGTGGTGCTCGTGTAtgactatccagaccatccaaattggtgGGCATACTGTAAATGTAGCATATGTCTAACATCTCTCCGATCAATCAATCCTAAACATACAATTGAGGTCCATGAAACGGATTTGGAAGGTCTGGATTGATTCTCGAACAATTGTGTCATATGTACGGTAAACTCTCTGGCACTATTTTTTAAGTGGTGGTGAGCTAGCATAGGAGTCTAGCACCGGAAATACATGTTACAGATGCTTAAATATGGTTGCATCTAACCGAAAGGGGGGGATCGCGGTCTAAGTGgagcatctttgaagaaaattgGACGGCTGGTATGGCGTTTGCAATATAACACGGTGGGACACGATCAGGACACATAGAATATAAGATCagagaatatgcaatataagGGAGGGGTATTGTGGGAATATGGGCAGTGGCAATTTCGGTAATTTAATTACTGTAGGCATCGCATTACATAGATCGAGAGTTGGTGGTTTGTACATTTTACAGCACATATTTAGTACAAGTGATGCggatggttcaatgatccaagccgttgattttCCATCGTGCTATAGTCCATGGATTTAAAAAACTGCAGATTGGACGATCCTAGCCGTTGAAGTCTTTTCTTATATTGAATTTGGACTCTTCCACTCTTTCTTTCTGGCCTGTGTATTTTCTAGATAGATTGAGGGGGTTAGGATATTTACAATTCAGAGCCCTTTTTCTCCTGGGCTACCCAAAGTGAGTccaatcatatcaacggtttggatcgttaAAATCGCGGCGCTCCCAGTCGTAGAAAGTAGGAAGGGAGAACCTGGGCATACACTAGTCTATACTCATACGGACTCCGGGCAATCATGCAACCATCCTTCAGATcaacaacatgtgggccccaccttgaagacATGGTGGACGGTAGTGCATACACCATCATTTCAGAAGCACCAGACCAGATAATTCCTCTGTATTATATGGGCACTCAATCAACGCCGCTCAGAATAATTAAAAAAGGTTCATTTTGCCTCTATCGCGCGGTAGGTACCATCTTATATCGCCACcactatggcccacatgatgagataGTCT
Protein-coding regions in this window:
- the LOC131235394 gene encoding heavy metal-associated isoprenylated plant protein 21-like isoform X2, yielding MDCDGCERKVKNAVSSMKGVRTVDVNRKQSRVTVTGYVEPNKVLKRVKNTGKRAEFWPYVPYNLVYYPYVSQAYDKRAPSGYVRNVTQALPNPTGPDETFTTLFSDDNPHACTIM
- the LOC131235394 gene encoding heavy metal-associated isoprenylated plant protein 21-like isoform X1 encodes the protein MGALDYLSNFCTVTSTRSKRKPMQTVELKVKMDCDGCERKVKNAVSSMKGVRTVDVNRKQSRVTVTGYVEPNKVLKRVKNTGKRAEFWPYVPYNLVYYPYVSQAYDKRAPSGYVRNVTQALPNPTGPDETFTTLFSDDNPHACTIM
- the LOC131235659 gene encoding uncharacterized protein LOC131235659, whose product is MAKENAIEMELKEDVMSHLPPSKLKDELIQKDEKKKNKNKNKNMNLDDLIMEADIVYSIIGLCELSDPKNIVIKRSHPHLEEGRIEDKKLERKLEPLGLKVNQIKQDKHCLFRAVEDQLALYSVRAS